A region of the Methylobacterium nodulans ORS 2060 genome:
GGTGGCGCCGGCGCCCGTCTGCGTCCACCGGGTCGCCTCGATGATGTTGGTGCCGAGCATGGTGCGCACGGAGATGCGCAGGGGCAGGAGCACGCGCGCGCCCTCCACGGGGGCGAGCCAGACCGACATGTCGGTGTTCTCCTCCATGAACTTCACGCCGGGCTTGTCGGGGCGGTGGCCGGCGATCGGCCGATAGCGCGCGTTGCAGACCAGGACCGGCCCGGCATAGCCCGGCTTCTCGACCCGCCGGGTTTCCCCGTAGCTGAGGATCACGTCGAAGCGGCTCGCCCCGTCGAAGACCGGGATCACCCGGTTGCAGTTCTCTGGATCGGTGAGGTCGCCCTGCCGTCGAGCCGGCATCAGCAGCGCGCTCACCGGATCGACCACGGCGCGCTTCGCGGCCGCATCGAGGGGCACGCGCTCGGGATCGACGACGAGGGGCGGGACGATCTCGGAGGCGACCACGTTGCCGCGGGCCAGCGCCATGCGGACGGTGATCGAGGTGCTGGAGGAATGCGAGGCGACCGCGAAGCTGCCGGGAACCGGGCGGCCGGCGCCCGCCACCTGCCCGCTCGCCCGGCCCGAGCCGTAGCCGCCGGTGATCGCCCCGACGAGGCCGGTGAGCCGCGCCGTGACGTCCATCTTGTATTGGGCCCCGTTGATGGCACCGTTCATCTGCGCGGTGCCGATCGGGACGCCCGCCAGCATGATGCCGTAATCCACCGTCACCGCGGTGGAGGCCGCCCGCACCCGCGCCGCCGCAGCCGGGTCCGCCGATCCCAGCCCGAGCAGCAGGCCCGGAGCGAGAAGGGCCGGGAGGAGGGGCTTCGCAGGCATGGGAACTGACCGTTCTGAGGGGATGCGGTGCGGGACCGCGATTCGCAGGAATCGCGCGGCATCGTGACGAGTTTAAGGTTAACGGTTCGTCTCGCGTGCGTCTTGCGCGCAAGGCGCGCGGGGGCTTGGTCCCGGCGGGCGGGCGCTTACGCTTGACGAAACCGCCCTCTCTCCCCTATAGGCGCGAGCCTTCCTGGCTTTCGCGCGGTCCGGTCGCCGCCGAGGTCGCTTTTCCAGCGCCCGGCGTGAGCGTCAAGCGGCCCGTGGCCTATCGGATTGTGAAGGATTGATACAATGTCGCGTCGCTGCGAACTCACCGGCAAGGCCGTGCTCACCGGCCATCTGGTGAGCCACTCGAACCGCAAGACGAAGCGCCGGTTCCTCCCGAACCTGTGCAAGGTCACGCTCCTCTCGGACACGCTCGGCCGCTCCGTGCGCCTGCGCATCTCGGCCAACGCCCTGCGCTCGGTGGAGCATCGCGGCGGCCTGGACGCCTTCCTGGTCAAGGCCGGCGAGCAGGAGCTGTCGCAGAATGCGCGCCTCCTGAAGCGCGAGATCGAGAAGAAGCTCGCCGAGGCCGCCTGAGGCCAGTTCTGCGAGCCTCAAGTTCCGCGAGTCTTGACAAGGCGAGCCGCCGTCCGTCCGGGCAGGCGGCTTTTCGCGTTGTTTTCGCGTTGGATGCGGCGCCGCTCGCTCTGACCTGTGACGCCGTGTCGGTCCCGATCCCCTTGCCGCGCAGCCTGATCTGCCGCAGCGTTGGGGCAAACAGAACCGGGTCCTCA
Encoded here:
- a CDS encoding DUF3108 domain-containing protein — protein: MPAKPLLPALLAPGLLLGLGSADPAAAARVRAASTAVTVDYGIMLAGVPIGTAQMNGAINGAQYKMDVTARLTGLVGAITGGYGSGRASGQVAGAGRPVPGSFAVASHSSSTSITVRMALARGNVVASEIVPPLVVDPERVPLDAAAKRAVVDPVSALLMPARRQGDLTDPENCNRVIPVFDGASRFDVILSYGETRRVEKPGYAGPVLVCNARYRPIAGHRPDKPGVKFMEENTDMSVWLAPVEGARVLLPLRISVRTMLGTNIIEATRWTQTGAGATTAQAAVAQ
- the rpmB gene encoding 50S ribosomal protein L28; the encoded protein is MSRRCELTGKAVLTGHLVSHSNRKTKRRFLPNLCKVTLLSDTLGRSVRLRISANALRSVEHRGGLDAFLVKAGEQELSQNARLLKREIEKKLAEAA